A DNA window from Fusarium fujikuroi IMI 58289 draft genome, chromosome FFUJ_chr11 contains the following coding sequences:
- a CDS encoding probable catalase 2 codes for MHVQSLLLASGLVPLAASQGCPFAKRATDTNLVPPREIPEDFGICRVASNQAGGGTRSRDFWPCALRLDVLRQFSPQYNPLGADFDYTEAFKSLDFAALKKDLNALLTDSQDWWPADHGNYGGLFIRMSWHSAGTYRAMDGRGGSGMGQQRFAPLDSWPDNQNLDKARRLLWPIKQKYGSKISWADLIVLAGNVALEHSGFETLGFAGGRADTWEADESIYWGAESTFVPKGNDVRYNGSTDIYERADKLEKPLGATHFGLIYVNPEGPDGSSDPKASALDIRTAFGRMGMDDEETAALIIGGHTLGKTHGAVPAKNIGPEPMAADLGEMGLGWHNSVNEGNGPDQMTSGLEVIWSTTPTKWSNHFLKSLLGNNWTLVESPAGHKQWEALNGKLEYPDPFVKGKFRRPTMLTSDLALINDPSYLKICKRWHDNPKEMNAAFARAWYKLLHRDLGPVSRYLGPEVAKQKFIWQDPLPERKGDIIGEAEISSLKSTILSTDGLDVSKLVSTAWNSASTFRGTDKRGGANGARIALEPQVNWVSNNPKQLKQVLSALKKVQKDFNAKSGSKKVSLADLIVLGGVAAIEKAAQAAGFKDVEVPFTPGRVDATQNQTDLVQFGYLEPLADGFRNYGHGTTRARTEEILGQLTNDFFVNLLSPAYSWAKKDSQGELWTGTDRATKSVKWTATRADLVFGSHAELRAISEVYGSADAKEKFVKDFISAWTKVMNLDRFDVKAEK; via the exons ATGCACGTACAATCTCTTCTGCTGGCTTCTGGCCTCGTGCCTCTGGCCGCTAGCCAGGGCTGCCCCTTTGCCAAGCGCGCCACAGACACTAATCTCGTTCCCCCGAGAGAAATCCCCGAGGACTTTGGCATCTGCCGCGTCGCTAGCAACCAGGCTGGTGGCGGCACTCGATCCAGGGACTTTTGGCCTTGTGCTCTGAGATTGGATGTCTTGAGGCAGTTTTCGCCTCAGTATAACCCATTGGGTGCTGATTTCGACTACACCGAGGCCTTCAAGTCTCTGGACT TTGCTGCTCTGAAGAAGGATCTCAACGCGCTTCTCACTGATTCTCAGGATTGGTGGCCTGCTGACCATGGTAACTATGGTGGTCTCTTCATTCGCATGTCATGGCACAGCGCTGGTACCTACCGCGCAATGGACGGCCGAGGTGGCTCCGGAATG GGTCAACAACGATTTGCTCCTCTCGACAGCTGGCCCGACAACCAGAACCTGGACAAGGCCCGTCGTCTGCTCT GGCCTATCAAGCAAAAGTACGGCAGCAAGATCTCATGGGCTGACTTGATCGTCCTCGCCGGCAACGTCGCTCTCGAGCACAGCGGCTTCGAGACCCTCGGTTTCGCTGGTGGTCGCGCTGATACCTGGGAGGCTGATGAGTCCATCTACTGGGGTGCCGAGTCCACCTTTGTCCCCAAGGGTAACGACGTTCGCTACAACGGTAGCACAGACATTTACGAGCGTGCCGATAAGCTCGAGAAGCCTCTTGGTGCTACGCACTTTGGCCTCATCTACGTTAACCCCGAGGGTCCTGATGGAAGCTCTGACCCCAAGGCTTCAGCTCTTGATATCCGTACTGCTTTTGGCCGTATGGGTATggacgatgaggagactGCTGCTCTCATCATTGGTGGTCACACCCTGGGCAAGACTCACGGTGCGGTTCCTGCTAAGAACATTGGCCCTGAGCCCATGGCTGCTGATCTTGGAGAGATGGGTCTTGGCTGGCACAACAGCGTCAACGAGGGTAACGGTCCTGATCAGATGACCAGTGGTCTTGAGGTTATCTGGTCCACTACCCCCACAAA GTGGAGCAACCACTTCCTCAAGTCTCTTCTCGGCAACAACTGGACCCTCGTCGAGAGCCCCGCGGGCCACAAGCAATGGGAGGCTCTCAACGGCAAGCTCGAGTACCCCGATCCCTTCGTCAAGGGCAAGTTCCGCCGCCCCACCATGCTCACCAGCGATCTCGCCCTCATCAACGACCCCTCGTACCTCAAGATCTGCAAGCGCTGGCACGACAACCCCAAGGAGATGAACGCTGCCTTCGCTCGCGCCTGGTACAAGCTGCTCCACCGTGATCTCGGCCCTGTTTCTCGCTACCTTGGACCCGAGGTTGCGAAGCAGAAGTTCATCTGGCAGGATCCTCTCCCTGAGCGAAAGGGCGACATCATTGGCGAGGCTGAGATCTCCAGTCTCAAGTCCACTATCCTTTCTACcgatggtcttgatgtttcTAAGCTTGTTTCTACTGCTTGGAACTCCGCTTCTACCTTCCGTGGAACTGACAAGCGCGGCGGTGCTAACGGTGCTCGTATTGCTCTTGAGCCTCAGGTCAACTGGGTCAGCAACAACCccaagcagctcaagcagGTTCTCTCTGCCCTGAAGAAGGTCCAGAAGGATTTCAACGCCAAGTCCGGCTCCAAGAAGGTCTCTCTCGCTGATCTGATTGTCCTCGGTGGTGTTGCTGCTATTGAGAAGGCCGCTCAGGCTGCTGGCTTCAAGGACGTCGAAGTTCCTTTCACTCCTGGCCGTGTTGATGCTACTCAGAACCAGACCGATCTCGTTCAGTTCGGTTACCTTGAGCCCCTTGCTGATGGATTCCGTAACTACGGACATGGCACTACCCGTGCTCGCACTGAGGAGATCCTT ggccAACTTACCAACGACTTCTTCGTCAACCTTCTCTCTCCCGCCTACTCATGGGCCAAGAAGGATAGCCAGGGCGAGCTCTGGACCGGCACTGACCGCGCCACCAAGTCCGTCAAGTGGACTGCTACCCGCGCTGATCTGGTCTTCGGATCTCACGCTGAGTTGCGTGCTATCTCTGAAGTCTACGGTAGCGCTGATGCGAAGGAGAAGTTTGTGAAGGATTTCATTTCTGCGTGGACCAAGGTCATGAACCTGGACCGCTTTgatgtcaaggctgagaagtaG
- a CDS encoding related to salicylate hydroxylase, protein MDVKKQRIVIAGGGLGGLTAACRLARDGHEVDLFERSPSLSTASGAIFVRSNGVRCFYRWQMREAFEAVTARIKVHETRNGNTNELLHTLNPGIYSKFPEWSTDRQALQTVIYDEACKAGAKVHFGNEIITVEEDDQAAYATCKDGSRVTADLILAADGISSRLRSQVLSHVDPSRLTVIRAPSTHYPTEIPAEMLANDERTKSLCQQPESENGIMWAGHGGYAIGKYNHHRGLFNIMFSIQHGAADSEASEKRLFDATDDSEVVKSFFSSFNPTVVALANMVQSCSRWRLARLEPLDTWSSPKRRLVLLGDSAHAMLPNLAEGFSSIVEDIDALSILFSESSRDVPTTIETWEKIRIPRVTRLQNGSTWNYKLYNSGKPPGSELTDEQRALLMGEGDGNAPFNTLPFDKWMFDYDTAKEVRVAMEA, encoded by the exons ATGGATGTGAAGAAACAACGCATCGTCATTGCAGGCGGAGGCTTAGGAGGTCTCACCGCAGCGTGCCGATTGGCGCGCGACGGCCATGAAGTCGACCTTTTCGAGAGATCTCCATCGCTATCCACTGCGAGCGGAGCCATCTTTGTGAGATCAAATGGCGTCAGGTGTTTCTACCGATGGCAGATGCGCGAAGCCTTTGAAGCTGTGACTGCCCGGATCAAAGTGCACGAGACTCGGAATGGCAACACGAACGAGCTGTTGCATACTCTCAATCCTGGTATTTATTCTAAGTTTCCGGAGTGGTCCACTGATCGCCAGGCGTTGCAGACCGTTATATATGACGAGGCATGCAAAGCAGGAGCCAAGGTGCACTTCGGAAATGAGATCATCAcggttgaagaggatgaccAAGCCGCATATGCAACTTGCAAGGACGGCAGTAGAGTCACGGCAGATTTGATCTTGGCGGCTGATGGGATATCGTCTCGTCTGCGATCTCAAGTTCTTTCTCATGTCGACCCATCTCGTCTCACCGTGATCCGAGCGCCTTCGACGCATTACCCAACTGAGATCCCAGCCGAAATGCTCGCCAATGACGAGAGAACCAAATCCCTCTGTCAGCAGCCCGAGTCAGAAAATGGCATCATGTGGGCTGGCCACGGTGGATATGCCATCGGCAAGTACAATCACCATCGAGGCCTGTTCAACATCATGTTCTCGATTCAACACGGTGCTGCAGACAGCGAAGCCAGTGAGAAAAGGCTCTTTGATGCGACTGACGACAGTGAAGTCGTCAAGAGTTTCTTCTCGTCGTTCAACCCCACGGTCGTTGCTTTGGCGAACATGGTGCAGAGCTGCTCCCGCTGGCGGCTGGCTAGACTGGAACCTTTGGATACGTGGTCGAGTCCGAAGCGGAGGCTGGTACTTCTTGGAGACTCGGCGCATGCCATGCTTCCGAACCTGGCGGAAGGATTCAGCTCTATTGTGGAGGATATAGATGCCTTGTCCATACTGTTCTCGGAGAGCAGCCGGGACGTGCCGACGACAATCGAGACATGGGAGAAGATTCGCATTCCTCGGGTGACAAGACTTCAGAATGGCTCGACGTGGAATTACAAGCTATACAACTCTGGCAAACCCCCGGGATCCGAGTTGACGGACGAGCAGAGGGCATTACTCATGGGTGAAGGCGACGGCAATGCACCATTCAACACTCTGCCCTTTGATAAATGGATGTTTGACTACGACACAGCTAAAGAG GTCCGAGTTGCAATGGAAGCTTAG
- a CDS encoding related to multidrug resistant protein has protein sequence MTKKGSIEDAVQGKGVHVDGDNRICWDEDAGQHPRNWSFGTKTYTAALICWLEMYMTAISSSGTATADSAREEYGVSRTMAYFVFVTIYLLGQTIGSIFCSPISEVFGRRTIYIIAATIFCISSAIVAAVPSIIGVYFGRFFQGVAAAIPATVAFGNFDDMYNAEHRIWVVYIYTILGMLGLALGPIYSTYITSSIGWRWVYYISTIVMAATAAACIFTKESNANQLLDKIIKEIREETAIEDVKSSNVEGEGFTVATFAQNALFRPLQFLVTDPLVFFCAVLCAIAFGLIYGLTESLTIVYTAPPFNFSQNSSSLAFLAIAIGEVLNILPRIYDAHIYKKYRRTHRRILPESKIASFAIAAPSLAIGLWLFAWTIPPRVTNVPWPVSMIGLVMIGFSLNDFSYVLFGYATDSYGEYAASAVSAISLTRTLTAAVFPLFTHQMYTGLGSNVATSILAAVASLFAFTPLLFLKYGSRLRHRSKFAADDEQALQQENLHMKDKE, from the exons ATGACAAAAAAGGGCTCAATTGAAGATGCTGTTCAAGGCAAGGGAGTTCATGTCGACGGCGACAATCGTATTTGCtgggatgaagatgctggccAACACCCCCGGAATTGGAGCTTTGGGACAAAGACATACACTGCTGCTCTCATATGCTGGTTGGAGATGTACATGACGGCGATCAGCTCTTCTGGG ACAGCCACTGCAGACTCGGCACGAGAGGAGTACGGTGTCAGCAGAACGATGGCCTATTTCGTCTTCGTCACCAT ATACTTGTTGGGTCAAACCATAGGTAGCATCTTCTGCTCACCCATCTCAGAAGTATTCGGACGACGAACCATATACATCATTGCAGCAACGatcttctgcatctcctcGGCGATAGTAGCCGCGGTGCCGTCAATAATCGGTGTATACTTCGGTCGGTTCTTCCAAGGCGTGGCTGCGGCAATTCCAGCGACTGTCGCTTTTGGCAACTTTGATGACATGTATAATGCTGAACATAGGATCTGGGTCGTCTACATTTATACCATCCTCGGTATGCTGGGACTAGCACTGGGCCCAATTTACTCGACATACATCACTTCGAGCATTGGCTG GCGCTGGGTATACTACATCTCTACAATTGTCATGGCTGCCACCGCTGCGGCATGCATCTTCACAAAGGAGTCAAACGCAAACCAATTACTCGACAAGATTATCAAGGAAATACGGGAAGAGACTGCTATCGAAGATGTCAAGTCTAGCAATGTTGAGGGAGAAGGGTTTACAGTGGCCACGTTTGCGCAGAACGCTCTCTTCCGACCCTTGCAGTTCCTTGTAACAGATCCCCTGGTCTTCTTCTGCGCCGTATTATGCGCCATCGCTTTCGGTCTCATTTACGGCTTGACAGAATCACTTACCATAGTCTACACCGCGCCGCCATTCAACTTCTCACAGAACAGCTCCAGTCTCGCATTTCTCGCCATCGCGATCGGCGAGGTGCTCAATATCCTCCCCCGGATCTACGACGCCCACATATACAAGAAATACCGCCGAACCCACCGGCGCATCCTTCCAGAGAGCAAAATCGCGTCGTTTGCAATTGCGGCGCCATCTCTTGCCATCGGTCTATGGCTTTTCGCCTGGACCATTCCACCGCGGGTCACAAATGTTCCTTGGCCTGTCAGCATGATTGGTCTGGTAATGATCGGATTCAGTCTCAACGATTTTAGTTACGTGCTTTTTGGATACGCCACTGACAGCTATGGAGAATATGCTGCTAGCGCTGTCAGTGCTATCAGCTTGACGCGTACGTTGACTGCTGCGGTATTTCCACTCTTCACGCATCAGATGTATACGGGGTTGGGTAGTAATGTTGCCACGAGCATCTTAGCGGCGGTGGCGAGTCTCTTTGCCTTTACGCCATTATTATTCTTGAAGTATGGTTCGAGACTGAGGCATCGAAGCAAGTTTGCGGCGGACGATGAGCAAGCTCTGCAGCAGGAGAACCTCCATATGAAGGATAAAGAGTAG